The nucleotide window tttcttttcccttctccacttCCCCCCATCCCAGGAGAAGCAAGGCCCCATTCTGCCCTCAGGCCACTCCAAGGAACAAGGACGAGTGTGAGTGGACAGGGACAGGGCATCACTTGGACCACCCTTCACACCCCATCAAATTCCACCCAGCCCTGAATCTCTGCACCACGCTGCTCTCAGGGCTAAGGGTTGAGCTCAGATGCTGGTTTGGCCACATTTTACACCTGCTCCCCCactacccccaccccagcccacagcGCAGGTGGGCTAATGGCAGGTGCAGCCCACGCTGCCTGGCAGATGGCGCTACCACTGCACCTGCCTGGGCTGCGGCAGAGGCTCCCGGCTTCCCAGAAAGGCCCCAGGGAGACTGAGCGCAGCCCCGGCTGCCAGCTTCTCTCTTAATTAAAGAAGGTGGGGAGTGGCCCCTTTGAACTTACTAGCTAATTTACTCCATGCACTCCCCCTGTGGCTGGGTTATTAATGTGGTCTGAACCAGTAATTAGCACTGGAAGGGGGGGAACCTGCCACCGCAGACTTAACCCTTCCTATGCCTCCATCAGTCCATTCTTCTCCAGCTGTCGCAGGGCTGCTGGAagtttttcttttgggggaggtgggtgggataCTTTCAGGTCCTCACCCAACCTCCCCCTTCCCACTTTCTCAGCCTCCCTGAAATTCCCCTAAAGGAAAAGGGCTGGGGTGGTGCATAGAAGATTGCAACTCATTCGCTGCTTGGATGGACCACTATGGACCACCCCTTCTGCTGAGAGGGAGTGTGACTGCCCACTGTCTCCTCCAAAGGAACTCAGCATCCGTATTGCCAGCATTCACACACCAGCCAGACTCCTGCATTCCACGGCCACCCCAGACCTGGCCTTGACATTTCAGAATCATTCAATCCACTTCAACACATGCTTGAAGGGTACCACCTCATGGAAATCCTGTCCTTGGCGATATACAGGGTGCGGAAATGAAGGGGGTCTGATCCCCACCCTCAGGAACTGGGAGAAGAGAGTTGAAGCAGGGCGGCTAGCACCTCAACACTCCTTTACCTGCATTTGCCcagctttcccttcttccctctctctggcCACTTAGTAACAATGGTTAATTTTTTTGAGAGCTGATTGTCAACTGAAAttaaaatgcacaacgtgagtttcctttttatttggggACTTACGGAGGACTAGAGcccgggagacagcctctcagatagctctgaggaactgctctgaagaggtagagGGGGAGGTCAGCATATACGTGATTTTGGAGAAAGAGTACGTGCAATTAAGCACACATTTTGGTAGAAGGTTACTGCTTGTCACGAGGCACAGCTATcttagttaatgattttagtgcttttataagtatgggaagatgcaagaaattggcttcataaaatatttgagggtctgttctgcctgttttcccagagcacagaatgGCTCATCTTGACTGtcaccctgaattcctttcaagGTGTGTTGTAGGTCAGCAACTGCAGTAGCCAGTAActtgtagaactggatggtgggcCACATCCTTTATTTGACCTGACTATGCACCAGACCCTATTTTAAGTGGTTTCACCCTTACGGCACCACGAAAAGGTAGATACTGTTATTAATCCCCATTTCGTGAATGAAGATGCCAAACACAGAGCAGCCACTTTGCTCAAGGTTTCACAGCCAAGACCTGAACCCAAGAAGCTTGACCCCAGAGCTTGAGTTCTTAAGTCCTACCCTCACCCTCATCTGTTTATATCCTAAGGCTCACCTCAAACACTACCCACTCCATGAGGCCCATCTGGCCTCCTAGCCCCCCAGCTGGTTCCCACCCATCCACCCTCGGGCTCCCATAGCATCCCATGCACGCAGCTGGCATTGCTCTGACCACACTGATTGTAATTACTGGGTTACACGTCTGTCTTCTCATCTAAACTGcagactccttgagggcagaggctgtgcctttcatctttgtgtccccagcacctgacatgtaagtagatgctcaataaatagctgACACATGGATGATGGAATTGACAGTGGAGTCACAGATCAGTCCTCTCCCTTGGCCTCTGTGTCCCATAGGCGGGTGGTGTCCGAGTTCTGTCACAACTccagctctgcccctttctctctagaGAGTTCTTTTCTACTCCAGTCAGGACAATCACAATAGTTGCTACCCAGACCTCCCTGCCTCTTTTTTCTCCCCCAATCAGCCCTGCACGCTGTCCTCCCACTAGCAAGTTAGCCCCAAATGGacagcagccccctccctccaagcagtgtttctcagagcCCTCCCTCCATTCACTagctcagaatcacctggagtgcAGTGTTTGTTAAAACTACAGGTTCctgagccccagcccagccctactGAACCAGAATCCCTGAGAATCCAAGTTTTCAGCACGGGTGAGAGTGGCTGGCCTCCAGAGTAAAAGCCTAAACTTAACTCAGTACTCAAGGACCCCATAATGTGACCCCCAGCGTCCCTTTCTATTTTACCCAAGACAGCCCTAAAGGATCCCTCCTTCTGCTCCTTCACTGTCTCTGGAGCCCACACAGGACCTCCCCACTGCCAAGCTTTCCCCTCATGCTCAGAGcccacccccaacctctggcCCTCCCTGTTTTCTAAGCCTATCCAAATCACGTCTATCTTCAAGATGCAGCTCAAATTCCACCTTTTAAGGAAGTGTCCCCTGCCCACATCCACAGAGACCTCTTCCCATGCCCTCTTGCAGCGTGGACTGTctgtgctgctttttttttttttttaataaatttatttatttatttttggctgtgttgggtctttgtttctgtgcgagggttttctctagttgtggcaagcgggggccactcttcatcgcggtgcacgggcctctcactatcgcggcctctcttgctgcggagcacaggctctggacgtgcaggctcagtagttgtggctcacgggtccagccgctccgcagcatgtgggatcttcccagacccagggcacgaacctgtgtcccctgcatcggcaggcggactctcaaccactgcgccaccagggaagccctgtgctgctCTTTTGCACAGAGCCGTGTCTGTCTGTTGTGGGCCTTCCCTTCCCGGGCATATCTTGTTCCTACAATTTGGTGGTGAGTAACTGGAGGGCAGGAACCCTGTTCTGGAATCCTCCTGCCCACGTGCCACCACGTCTGCCTCGTTCCCAGCTGGGTCCAGAGCAGAGCGTTCAGTTTGACCGACAGGTCAGAAGCTCTGCAGGACTAGATACCACAAGCCACACTCAGGATGCTCGGAGATTTTCCTTATCTTCTctcaaagccttccctgactaaAGAAACCAAGTTACCGCCGCAAGTGAGAAGAGAAGCGGAGTTAGGATGGAGCGACTGGCAAAAGGGACCACGCTTGGAAGGCTGAAGCCCAGCTCATAGCTCTGCTTCTCTGTGACCTCCGAAAGGTGCTAACCTCACTCTGGTTTTCAACCTCCCCCATCTCTAACAGGGTGATAATCAGATCTTCTCAGAGGAGAGTTGTAGGGCTTCCAGGAAGCAAAATAGGCAGCAATCTCTAGAACTCACACCCCGGTTTAACAAATGTCCATTAAGCGTCCATGACACGCCCAGCACCGAGGGGTGCACAGAAATGAATATGAGACCTCGGCAACAAGCAGTCTgtggagatgagaaaactgttGCGAAACAGCGTGCTAAGAGTTATGACAGGAACGGGCAGGCCCTGGGCACCCAGAAAGGAAGCTTCCTCAGGCTGCCTGTGGTCAGGAAGCCTGGAACGGGAGTCCAGCCAGCTGCATAGCCTGCATAGCCAGGCCACATCCAGAAGGATGAACGGAACAAGTACAACGAACGGAAGTGTGGAGTTGGCAGTTCTGAGAAGAGGCAGTCCTGGCTTGGCGTGGCTGGAGAGCGGAATGGACGTGGGACGGCAGGCTGGAGAAGCAGGCTGGGGTTGGACTTAGGAGAACCTTGTACGCTAGCCAAGAGTTTAGTCTTTATCCTGAGGGCGGTGGGAGGCTGCggaagaattttaagcagagaGGTGATGATGGGAATCGCAGTTAAGAGGGTTCTCTGTGGTGACAACAGGAAAGGCAGGGGGCAGCCGGGCAGAGTGGGATGCGGGGATGCCTGGCGGGAGTCAGCGAGGAGGATGTGGGCTTGTGCGGGGGGGACTTGCCGTCTGCATTGGCCAACCATAGGCATTTGAAAGAGGCTGACTTACAAGAATCAGCTCCTGAAAGAGCCCAGCTGGACCCGAGGCCAACTTCCACTTTCCTCTGGATATTTTCACTTTCAGGGCGGCCTGTTCTGAGTCAACATTCCTCCTTCTAACCATGGGACTTTCCAGAAGGACCACAGCTCCTTCCATGCATCCACTTGACCTGGGATGTTCTGGATTTGGCTGTCGAGCGACTTTGCCTGCCTCTCCGGAGTATGGCCGTGTGGTCCCTGTGGAGTCTGCTTCTCTGGGAAGGTAAGTGGGGCAGGCGGGTGGCCTGGCCTCAGAGAGCTGAAGTCCCTTCCCCAGACATCCGGGCAGGATCCTCTCCCCAACCCGAGTGAGAACCCAGGAGCTGTGGAGGGGCAGGGAAGACTGAAGCAAGTTCTTGGGCGACCTTAAACGCTAGGCAGAGGCAAAGAGATGCAGGATCCTGGGTAGAAGGATGGCAGCACAAGGAACCTCCATGTCCCTGAGACACAAGCTGTTTTGTGGCCCAGGGAGGTTAAAACTGAGGCTGGTGGTaccattgttgttttttttttgttgtttttgtttgtttgtttttgcggtacgcgggcctctcactgttgtggcctctcccattgcggagcacaggctccggacgcgcaggctcagcggccatggcccacgggcgcagttgctccgcggcacgtgggatcctcccggactggggcacgaacccgcgccccctgcactggcaggcggactcccaaccactgcgccaccagggaagccccccattggTTTTGAAAGAGATGGTCGTGAGAATGTGAGGGTCTGGCAGTGTTAACGCATGCAAATTCTAAATGTGGTCTGGGGAgagcaggggagggcagggccctTACAATCTGAGGATGTCTTTCCAACAGCCTGTGGGAGAGCTGAGACTCCTCCCTGCAGGTCTGTGGAAGTGGACATTCAGGAGGGATGAGAGACAAAAGCAAGTTAATATATTGCCTGTGGACTTGGAGTGGTCGATAGCGGTGTGATGTCAGAAGAGACAAATCAGGTCTCTTCAACACTGGGCGACACCACCGCCCCCCATCCTGTCCGATGCCTGACTTCCCTCCCTTGGTTAACAAGTGGTCAGTATGACAAGGGCCAGCGCTGCTAGGCCAGGGGATGGGAGCCATGGGGTGTGGCAAGTACTCAGACACTTTTGTTTGTGTCAGAAGCTCACAGGGACTTCAAGATGATTTTGTCTGATGTCCCCACCTGAGTTCCTGGCTCCAAAAGTCTGCAGATTTCAACATTTCTAAACATGTGAAGGAAATCCTGCCAAAAAGAGGGAATCTGTTTGGTTCACAAATCTTTCAAACCCGTGGACATGGGAAGCAAAAAGAATTTTTCTGAGTGGTAAAAGAGATGAGTACCACTGGTTGAATGCACGCCCCTGTTTTACGAATGGGACAACGGAAGCCTTTAGAGGGAAGAGGTATGCTGAAGGTTGCACAGCttgttagtggcagagccagggcaggATAGAGCAGGAGTCTGGATTGACATCCAGTGCTATGCTCTCTTTATGTGACGTCTCCACTGTGCCTTAACCCTGAAGCCATCCCCAGTTAGGACTGAGACGACTGGGGCTGGCAGGGCAGTGAGACGGACAGGAGACTGGAGCTACCAGCGTCTGGCTGAGTGATCATCCAGAACACGGCTCCCTAACTAAACTCCCAGCACTTGGGTGTGTGCTCCATCTgcttttattctgctctgaaccGTCGCGCCCACCACTGTGCTGGGTACGAGGGAAGTCCTCAGCCAATTTCGTCATGCATTCAGTATATCCTCCGAGCTTCTCCTGCATCCCACTCCTAAACTGTGTTGGGCACAGGAAGTACAAACATGAGAAGAGGAACTCACAGTCTCATGGGACTCATAAACAAGTGGTCACAATAGAGGGACAGGAGCGTTAGTAGTGGTGATCCCAGCCCGCTGTGGGAACACAGAGTTTGTAACCTGCAGTGACAGATGGCAGAGGCCAGGGGAGGCAGTAATGCTTCAAGGAGGAGCAGAAATCAGTCAGCAGAGGAGTCAGAGGGGCACTTCAAGCAGAAGTGTCACCCACACAAGTCACACTGACTATGTTCCCAGCAAAACAGCCTCTTGACATCTCACCCCCATTCTGTTTCTCCTCCTGTTCTGGATCACAGAGAATGGCATCCAGTGGGTCccaaggacctgggagccatcctTGACTCCTGGCTCCCTCACTCCCCAGATCTAATCTGTTACCAGACCCCACAGACTACACACAATAATCTCTCCATTCCTCCCACTTCTGCCTGTCTCATCTGCTCACTTCCTCAGTACAAGTTTCCATAGTACCTCCAGTACCAGTACAACCCCACTCTCCTTGGGATTAATAGACGCAGCCTCAGTCTTGCCCCACCTCCCGTGCAGCCTGCACACCGCTGCTGGAGTTGTCTTTCTAACCATGGATCTAATCACGTCACTCTCTTACTTAAAGACTATCCAAGGCCCCCCCATCGCTCTAAGGATAAAGGCCAAACTCCAAAGTTGCTTTTAGGGCCCTGCAGGATCGGGCTCCCACAGACTCTGCAGTGCTATTTCTTACTCCCTCTGCAGAGAACTACTTTCGGTTCCCCACAGTGCACCGAGCTCTCTCACCGTCCGGGTCTTTGTGTGTGCTGCCCACTTCGTCTCTAACacttccccatccccactccaAGCCGCCCTCTGCGTGACCTGGCTGATTCCCATTTCTCTTTCCGGTCTCAGCTTaaacttttcttctctgagtccCTCAAGGCCTGGCAAGGTCACCCTATCAGCCTACCTGTGTTCTCCCGGGGCACCCATTTTTGCCACCATGGTAAATTGCTGTCTTAAGAGTCTGAGCTCCATGAGCACAGGGACTGGATTCCCTTCCTCACTGTTTTATTCCCAGTCCCTGGCGCAGTGCGCTCTCAGCTTGGGTGGAGGGAGTGTGGAGAGAAGGGCCCTCACTTGCTCCGCAGCAGCTCAGCTGCACGCAGGAGAGAGATGAGGACGTTTGGGGCAGGCAGAGTGATGGGGTTCTGTCCTTTCAGCACTACTTCCCTTCATTGTAACCGGTGCCCAAGTTCAGGGCCAGGTGGGGGGCTCCGCGCTGCTGGTGGCAGAGCACCCTCCCGGCTTCCAAATCCGAGAGGCCATCTGGAGATCCCTCTGGCCTTCAGAGGAGCTCCTGGCCACGTTCTTCCGGGGGTCTCTGGAGACGCTGTACCACTCCCGCTTCCTGGGCCGAGCCCAGCTGCACAGCAACCTCAGCTTGGAGCTGCGGCCACTGAAGTCTGGAGACAGCGGCAACTTCTCCGTGCTGCTGGTGGACAAGGAAGGTCGAGCCTGGACCCAGACCCTGCAGCTCAAGGTGTATGGTGAGTGCACCTGACTCAGGCTCtctgccccacctcctcccacaaagcTCCGGAAAGGCATCCTGGGTCCTGGAAACTGGGGAGAACTGGGGTCTAGAAACCTCTGGCCTCTGACCTCATGGCTGATTCAGGGAACAGCTGCTTCCCCACAGGCACAGGTAAGAAAACTCCTCGGGTTCTCGCAGGTGAGCTTCTGGCTGGGGCAGCCAGGCTTTTCCGCCCTATTGTCCTGGTCTGAACTCTAGCTTGGTCTTTTCTTATCTCAGTGGCCTTGGACACAATACTTACTCCCTGACATTGACCTTTCTCACTTGTAAAACCAGTATAGTAATATTACCATGAAAATCCCAATAAACGTAAAATCAGTGGCATTTGAGAAAGCATCTGGGATAGAGGCTGGCCTAGGCATCATCAATTCTAAGATAACAGGTTATAAGACGTGCCATTATTTTATgcaccaccaaaaagaaaaataaggatacacaatgtttttaatttaaaaattcattttaactaaagtatagatttttttttttttttgcggtacgcgggcctctcactgttgtggcctctcccgttgcggagcacaggctccagacgcgcaggctcagcggccatggcccacgggcccagccgctccacggcacgtgggatcctcccggaccggggcacgaacctgcatcccccgcatcagcaggcggactcccaaccactgcgccaccagggaagccccctaaagtATAGAATTTTTATGTCATATTTCTTAAAAGAGCTCTTTTAGATGTATTGAGAGATTTTAAATTTACATCATTCATGGGTATTCTCTGTTATTTGTTATTGCAAAATAAACCATCCCCAAACTTACtggttaaaaacaacaaatatttttgtttctcacAAGTCTGACTTTGCAGGGCTCAGCTGAGGTGATCCTCTGTTCTGCGTAGGTGTGTTAGGGTCATTCATAGAGCTGCTCTCAGCACCTCAGCTGCGGTGACTGAATTCACTGGAGGCTGGATGGGTCTTTCTTTCCAGCAACTTCACCTCCACCTCTGTCACAACCAGCACctccacaaccaccaccaccatgcccTCCATCACctgcaccaccatcaccacctccacctccaccacccccaccatcacctgcaccaccatcaccacctccacctccaccacctccaccatcacctgcaccaccatcaccacctccacctccaccacccccaccatcacctgcaccaccatcaccacctccacctccaccacctccaccatcacctgcaccaccatcaccacctccacctccaccacccccaccatcacctgcaccaccatcaccacctccacctccaccacccccaccatCACCTGCACCACCATcgccacctccacctccaccacctccaccatcacctgcaccaccatcaccacctacACTTCTACCACGGCCACCGTATTTCTGCTGGTAAAGATAAAATGGCCTTTGAGCTCCTATTCATGTATCTAGTGGCTTGGAAAAGATATGTCAGTGACCCCTATTTCAGTAAAACCTCAGAAATTGAGATAGAAAAAGGGGAGGAAAAGGTCCAAATTTAAGAATGGAGAGTAAAGGTGATAGCTGGGCAGAGCGAAACACTGAGGGAGAGAAAGGCAGTagcaaactggaaagaaagagacCCTCCCACACCTAGAGGAAGATCACTGGCTCATCACTTAGGTGAGCCACACGGGTTGCCAGTGTACAATTAAATGTGTGTCCTTTTCGATGCACACGACCCTGATCCATGTTGCACCATGTTGGCAAGCAGAGTGCTGGCTGGAATTCAGCACCCCGCCCTCACCTGTTACCCCCTGAGCCCAGCGCCCTTGCACAGTGAACAGCCTTCACAGCCATCCAGGCAGCCAGGGAGGCTCTCCCCCGTTCTGGGTCTCAGCTGCCACATATGTGAAATGAGGACGTTGAATGGGATAATACAGGCAGCACCCACACCACTAAGCTCTAAAATGCCTTGTTCTCAGCATCTGAATTACAGATTTTAAGGAAATTGCTGTTTTATTGCTTCCAAATACGTAGCGTGATTAGAACTAATTGCACAAAGCTGCCAGGCAGCCGTCCTTAGGAGCTCTGCTTTGACAATAGATAAGAATGATTTGAATTAGCAGATCAGTTACTAGAAATGTCAATGGGTGTTTCTACTGTGCCTGATCGTGTTTGGAAGCAGCTTGTCCTCTGAAGTAGTGTAAATATCTCCCTCCCCTGTAATCTTTGTTTATACTATTAGGGCGCCCagcaaatcttttcttttttcatatcaCAAATCCCACCACATCGAGCTGGCATTCATGAGGTTTGACTCAGCTTAACTTTGGAATGCTCTCAGAGACTGAGCCCTCCCACTGTTGCCAGAATGCTCTCCCGCCGGCCCCCTTCACCATGAGACTCGTGATCTACTCATCAACCGATGTAGGAAGGGGCAGCCATGGCCTGGGATGCCAGGACACCAATTTGTCCAATGACCCAGGTAGCTGAGCACCTTGAGAGCAAGGGTTATGGAGACAAAAATGTAGAGCCCCTACCCCCTGGCCCGCTCCTTCACAGAATTTTGCATCCTTGTGATAATTTTCTTAGTTATTCATAATCACTTGTTAGTACGTCTCCTTCACCAAACTCCAAAATCTCCAAAAGTCCAGGaatgtgtttgttgtttttgtgccTACCTTAACAAACGTTTATTGTCTCTCTGACTGATGTATCATGTATCGGGGAAATTTGATGACAAGGGATACAGAGAGTTCTCAGAGGGCTCAGAGCCGTACCTGGAATATCAGAGAAGGCTTCATAATCAGAGCAGTAAGGAGTGTGTCCAAGCTGGGCCTtggaggatgagtaggagttttctAGGAGGGTGAGACGAGAAAAGCATATGTGTACAGCTGAGCCACATGACAGATATGAAGCATGACACGTTTGGGAGAACAGGAAATTAATTAAGATGAGTGGAGAGGGTCAGCAGGAGGTACAGCTGGAGAGGTTGACATCAACCATTTAATGAAGGATTTTGAATACCAGACTTAGAAATTCAGCTTCTGTCCTGTGGGCAATGGGAGACTGATGAGGCTTTAGAGCCAGAGTGGCCTAGTCAGAGGTGGCACCTAGCCCTGCATGGATCCCAGAGCTGGAGCTATGGGCCCCGCTCAGCATCCCTAAAACCCACACTGGTTCTGCTGTCCTTGCTCAGGTGCAGTGCCCAGGCCCGTGGTGCAAGTGTTCAGTGCTGTATCAGGGGATGCTCAGCCCCCCAAGACCTGCCAAGTGTTCCTGTCCTGTTGGGCTCCCAACATCAGCGACATAACCTATAGCTGGCGACGGGAGGGAACCATTGACCTTGATATCAAGCCAGGCGGCCTCTTCATGGACGGACAGGTGCTGAGTGTGTCACTGGGACCAGGTGACAAAGGTGTGGCCTATTCCTGCATTGTCTCAAACCCTGTCAGCTGGGACTTGGCCACAGTAACCCCCTGGGAGAGCTGCCATCACCAGGCAGGTATGCCGAGGGCTGGGGATCAGTGGTTGAGGGATTGTGAAGCCTCCAGTCCACCTGTGACCCTGCCCCCTCCATGTCCAGCTCCAGGGATGGCCTCCTACAAAGATGTGCTACTGGTGGTGGTGCCTGTCTTGCTGCTTGTGATCCTGGCTGGTCTCTCTGCCTGGCACTGGGGCCCCTGCTCAGGTAGGAGTCCTGCAGGGGCTAGGGGTGGTTGGAGGAGGTAGGTCTTCTGGGAAGGAGGGCCAAGTTTGGACGGCCTCCTATTTAGGCTTCCCTCTCCCGTGTCATCTCTTGGCCCTCTCCATCTAATATTCTGGTCTCCAGTCAGACTGAACTAcctgaagttcctttagcagttttcAAATGAGCTACTCTCTTGCATGCCTCTGCAGGCATTTGCACATTCTACTCTTTCTGTCTGGAACACATTTTCCATAACTTCCACCCAACTCGCCTTCTTCATTTGGCTGTCACCTCCACCGTCTTCAAGGTGTGCCCCCTGCAGGAAGCCTTCCCGACCTTCTCTCCCACACCCAGGCTGGGTTTTTGTCCTGCCTTGACTCTCCAGTGCTCATCTCAGTCACAGCACTTACTGCCCTCACTCTCCCACGGAGTTCTCAGGTCTTGAAAGATAAAGGCTGAGTCACCACCCCCTGACATCTAGCAAGGGTTCCTGGAACATAGCTGGTATCAATAAAGGTGTGTTGAGTGAAAATCTAGATGAATCCCAACTCCCTCTTGCCAATCATCCTAGGAACGGCTTCCTGAGAGAAGCACCTCTCTGGCCAGGGACTGATAGGGCCTCCTTCCCccaggagaagagggaaggggacACTCAGAGGTTAAGCTGGGTTCTGTGCTCTCCATCCAGCTCCTGAAAGAACTACCCCAGCTGACCTGGGCTTCGTGGACATGTCCATCCTAGGCTGTCTGGCTGGTCCCAGGATGGAGAAAGTGGGTCAGCAAGGAGAAGGAGGCATAAGACTTCAGTGGATGTGTCCTAAAAGGCAAGAGTCTTGGCGCAGCCACTGAGCATGCAgctgggctggctggctggctcctGTATGTTCTTTCCACAggcaagggagggaagagggagcagcAGGGGTCACACTCCACCTAGGGCCCTGTCTGCTCCTGAGAGGGTCTGACCTGGCCCTTTGCCTCAGACAGCCCCCAGGATTTGTGGTAAGAAGGTGGAAGCCAGGAAGCAAGCAGCTTTttgttttaacagctttattggactATACTGCACATACCGTGTAATTCATGCATTTCAAGTGTAAGACTCAATGGCTTTTATTACAGTCACAGAGTTGTTCATCCCTCGCCATACTCAATTTGAGAACATCCTCTTTACCCCTAAAGGAAATTCCCAAGCCCCTTAGCCATCACTCCCTAGTGCCCCTTTCccttccagccccaggcaaccactaatctcctTTCTGTCCCTAGACTGTCTCTTCTGGACAGTCTATCCTGTAAATGGAGTCATGCACTGTGTGAtcctttgtgactg belongs to Pseudorca crassidens isolate mPseCra1 chromosome 2, mPseCra1.hap1, whole genome shotgun sequence and includes:
- the SLAMF8 gene encoding SLAM family member 8 isoform X1; this encodes MAVWSLWSLLLWEALLPFIVTGAQVQGQVGGSALLVAEHPPGFQIREAIWRSLWPSEELLATFFRGSLETLYHSRFLGRAQLHSNLSLELRPLKSGDSGNFSVLLVDKEGRAWTQTLQLKVYGAVPRPVVQVFSAVSGDAQPPKTCQVFLSCWAPNISDITYSWRREGTIDLDIKPGGLFMDGQVLSVSLGPGDKGVAYSCIVSNPVSWDLATVTPWESCHHQAAPGMASYKDVLLVVVPVLLLVILAGLSAWHWGPCSAPERTTPADLGFVDMSILGCLAGPRMEKVGQQGEGGIRLQWMCPKRDKEEGCRCW
- the SLAMF8 gene encoding SLAM family member 8 isoform X2; this translates as MAVWSLWSLLLWEALLPFIVTGAQVQGQVGGSALLVAEHPPGFQIREAIWRSLWPSEELLATFFRGSLETLYHSRFLGRAQLHSNLSLELRPLKSGDSGNFSVLLVDKEGRAWTQTLQLKVYGAVPRPVVQVFSAVSGDAQPPKTCQVFLSCWAPNISDITYSWRREGTIDLDIKPGGLFMDGQVLSVSLGPGDKGVAYSCIVSNPVSWDLATVTPWESCHHQAAPGMASYKDVLLVVVPVLLLVILAGLSAWHWGPCSGTKKKDVGAGEVAPETENPLV
- the SLAMF8 gene encoding SLAM family member 8 isoform X4, with the protein product MAVWSLWSLLLWEGAVPRPVVQVFSAVSGDAQPPKTCQVFLSCWAPNISDITYSWRREGTIDLDIKPGGLFMDGQVLSVSLGPGDKGVAYSCIVSNPVSWDLATVTPWESCHHQAAPGMASYKDVLLVVVPVLLLVILAGLSAWHWGPCSGTKKKDVGAGEVAPETENPLV
- the SLAMF8 gene encoding SLAM family member 8 isoform X3, which gives rise to MAVWSLWSLLLWEEELLATFFRGSLETLYHSRFLGRAQLHSNLSLELRPLKSGDSGNFSVLLVDKEGRAWTQTLQLKVYGAVPRPVVQVFSAVSGDAQPPKTCQVFLSCWAPNISDITYSWRREGTIDLDIKPGGLFMDGQVLSVSLGPGDKGVAYSCIVSNPVSWDLATVTPWESCHHQAAPGMASYKDVLLVVVPVLLLVILAGLSAWHWGPCSAPERTTPADLGFVDMSILGCLAGPRMEKVGQQGEGGIRLQWMCPKRDKEEGCRCW